In Microbulbifer pacificus, the genomic stretch GGTGGCCTGCGCCATGTTATCCAGGTTGCTCTCCGCCGATTGCCAGATATCAACCACACCGTCCCCGGATGTGTCACGTCCATAGGTAATCTGCATATCCTCAATGCCGGGAACCAGTTCCTGGGTGTTGTCATTTTCATCGCGCATAAAGAGGGAAGTACCGCCCGCCGCACTCTCCGCAATAAAATACGTTCGCTGGTATGGTTTCAGAATTTTGGCGTCGGCACCGTAGGCTTCCTGCAATGTCGCACCGTGGGAAATTACACGATTCCCGGCTCCAAGGTCACCGGTTACCCCCGTGATACTGAATACGTCACCAGCTCGACAGTTCGCAACCAGCACAATGTCTCCCGTCGCAATGGGACAATTGGCGCTCACCTCCGGCAACAGTGGATTTGCTGGATTGACCATTCGGCCGGCTCCGCCACAAGCGTCGACGGTACTTCCTATAATCAATACATCAGTACCGGCGACGACGTCTTTTCCTCCGACTTTTTCTCCCGCGGCGGCGTCATTCAGGCCCTGTATGCCATCCGCACCCACGGACGAAAAAAATGCGCTCGGAGAAGCCAGGCTATTAGAAATGCTGTCCGGTCCCGGAGCACACCCCCAATAATCCGCCGCTCTTATTTCCTTACTCAGTAAGTCAATGGCAAAGCGACCACTTTCCTGTATACGGGAAAGGGCAGTCTGGGATCGGGAGGTGCTGGTATTGCTCTGGAATACCTGCAGCACACCAAGTAATAACAACGAGCTCAACAAAAGCCCGATCATGAGCTCAATCAAAGACAGCCCACCCTGCTTGGTCAGCGATGACATATCAAAGCTCCACGATCATGGTAAAGTTGGCATCTTCCGCTCCGCCATTGGAGCTCCCGTAGTTTTTGCCGGTGTGCTGCTGCTTCCATGCAATGGTCACAGTTACCTCGCCGGCATTTCGGCCAATCGTACCTGTCGCGGACGGCAGGTTTGTCTGGATCAGACGTCCCCATTCGTACAAATCGAGACTGGCCAATTCAGTAACACTGCACGCAGTAGCGCAGGTTTGCTGCGTCTCACTGCCGTTCACCGTGCCATCATAACTGCCCTGCTCAAGGCCGCTCGGGTTTGCACGCATACGCTCGACAATATCCTGGGCAGCCAATGCCGCCATGTAACGCTGATTGGCTCCGTTGCCATTTTTAAGGCTGAGCGTCTGGGTTGCTGCAACTCCCAGGAGGCCAACGGCCAGCACAAGCACCGAGATCAGAACCTCAATCAAGGTCGCGCCCTGTTGTTGTTTCATATTCTTTTCCCTTATCCGGTACACGCGGTATTTTTTAACAGGCGTACAGATCCAGAAACCAGCATCTCCAGCTGGCGACCGTGGTTGCCGGTGCGTTCGTCACACAAACCCAGGGTCAACGTATCGGCAAGCCCTGTTTCTCCACGCGCGTTGAAAACAAGCTGCAGGTTGGCGGTACCAGTAGCACCAACCTCCGCAGTCAAAGCAAGGTTGGCACTCTCCACATTGAAAACGCGTAGCTCTTCACCACTGTCGTAGCTGTTATTGCCATTTTCATCTACCCAGACTCTGAGGCCATTGGCTACATCGCTTCCAACGCCTCCCACCCTGACGCCACCGCCGAGACGAACGGCCTCCGCCCTGGCGAATTGCAAGGTGCTGTTGATTTCATCCGTAGTGGTGACGATCCGGTAGTCCTGAATCACCGATCGAAACGACGGGACCGCTACGGCGGCAATAATGCCAAGGACTGCGATGACGACCATTAACTCGACCAGCGTGAAGCCGAGCTGGTTAAGGGGCTTATTCATGATCAAATTACTCTAGAGCCAGGGGCGAACGGACTTCCGCATCGCCAGATTGCGCACGAAAGCTTTATATCAATTGGGCAAAAAGAAGGAAGTAATCCCGTCACAACACCAGGACGAGACCGACAGACGGTAGCGGTGATACGACAGGCGGATAGAGGGCTCCGCCTGAACCCGATCTCAGGGAATGGCGTTAGCGCAGCTCTTTGGGAAGGCTGAAACTGATATTTTCCGGGATTCCCGCCACTTCATCCGGCGCCTTGGCACCGAGATCGCGCAGCTTCTGAATCACCCGCTCCACCAACACCTCCGGTGCCGAAGCGCCGGCGGTGATACCGATGATTTTTTTACCATTCAGCCAGGTGGAATCCACACAATCGGGACCATCGATCAGATACGCATCGGTACCACAGCGCTCGGCCAGTTCCCGCAGACGGTTGGAGTTGGAACTGTTGGGGCTACCCACCACCAGCACCAGATCGCACTCCAGTGCCAGCTGGCGCACGGCGTCCTGGCGGTTCTGGGTGGCGTAGCAGATATCGTCTTTGCGCGGGCCACGGATATTGGGGAATTTGGCCCTCAGAGCATCGATCACCCGGGAGGTGTCGTCGACGGAAAGCGTGGTCTGGGTGACGAACGTAAGATTGTCCGGGTCTTTGACGTCGAGTTTCGCCACATCCTGTTCATCTTCCACCAGATAGATGGCACCGCCATTACGGGTGTCGTACTGGCCCATGGTTCCTTCCACTTCCGGGTGGCCTTCGTGGCCGATGAGAATGCACTCGGCTCCGTCACTGCTGAACTTACTCACTTCCATATGCACTTTGGTGACCAGCGGACAGGTGGCATCGAACACCTTGAGACCGCGGCTGGCGGCTTCATCCTGCACCGCTTTGGACACGCCGTGAGCACTGAAGATGACGATCACATCGTCCGGCACCTCATCCAGCTCATCGACAAATACCGCACCGCGTTCGCGCAGGGTGTCAACCACGAATTTGTTGTGTACCACTTCATGACGCACATAGATGGGTGCACCGAACACATCGAGCGCGCGGTTAACGATGTCAATCGCGCGATCGACGCCGGCACAGAAACCGCGGGGATTGGCGAGGCGAATCTGCATGCTGCTCCGTCCTTTGACCTAGTTGACCGAGGCCACTTCGAGAATTTTTACATGGAAGAACACCGTCTGCCCCGCGAGTGGATGATTGAAATCTACCTCCACTTCGTCTTCACCGATCTCGCGAATAATCCCCGGAAGCTCTCCGCTGCCGTTATCAAAGGAGACCACGAGCCCCTCCTCCAGCTGCATATCGGGTGAGAATGTATCCCGACGCACGGTCTGGATATTGGCGGGATTACGCTGACCGAAAGCCGCTTCCGGCGGAATCTCGATTTCCGCTTCATCACCGGTTTTCAGCCCGAACAGAGCCTGCTCAAAGCCTGGCAGCAGGTTGCCATCGCCGACAATAAAGGTGGCGGGGTCGCCGTCGAAATTGGAATCAATCTCTGCGCCGTCATCCAGCTTGAGACTGAAGTGCAGGGTGACGCGGCTGTGCTCGCCGATAACATTGTTGCTCATACTACTGCTCTAAAAGGTACTGCCCTAGTTGGTACCGCTCTGAAACCTTACACTTCCGCGCCATTCTTGCCGGTTTTTTCTTCGCCTTTGTCTTTGAAAAACAACAGTTCGATGACCAGCATGGCGGCGCCGACGGAGATGGCCATGTCGGCCACATTAAATACG encodes the following:
- a CDS encoding PilW family protein — encoded protein: MSSLTKQGGLSLIELMIGLLLSSLLLLGVLQVFQSNTSTSRSQTALSRIQESGRFAIDLLSKEIRAADYWGCAPGPDSISNSLASPSAFFSSVGADGIQGLNDAAAGEKVGGKDVVAGTDVLIIGSTVDACGGAGRMVNPANPLLPEVSANCPIATGDIVLVANCRAGDVFSITGVTGDLGAGNRVISHGATLQEAYGADAKILKPYQRTYFIAESAAGGTSLFMRDENDNTQELVPGIEDMQITYGRDTSGDGVVDIWQSAESNLDNMAQATAIKVQLLVASEDGAGVTSQKVTELDGTETTYTDGQLRKLYVATVKVRNRGSM
- the pilV gene encoding type IV pilus modification protein PilV, which encodes MKQQQGATLIEVLISVLVLAVGLLGVAATQTLSLKNGNGANQRYMAALAAQDIVERMRANPSGLEQGSYDGTVNGSETQQTCATACSVTELASLDLYEWGRLIQTNLPSATGTIGRNAGEVTVTIAWKQQHTGKNYGSSNGGAEDANFTMIVEL
- a CDS encoding GspH/FimT family pseudopilin, whose product is MNKPLNQLGFTLVELMVVIAVLGIIAAVAVPSFRSVIQDYRIVTTTDEINSTLQFARAEAVRLGGGVRVGGVGSDVANGLRVWVDENGNNSYDSGEELRVFNVESANLALTAEVGATGTANLQLVFNARGETGLADTLTLGLCDERTGNHGRQLEMLVSGSVRLLKNTACTG
- the ispH gene encoding 4-hydroxy-3-methylbut-2-enyl diphosphate reductase, producing MQIRLANPRGFCAGVDRAIDIVNRALDVFGAPIYVRHEVVHNKFVVDTLRERGAVFVDELDEVPDDVIVIFSAHGVSKAVQDEAASRGLKVFDATCPLVTKVHMEVSKFSSDGAECILIGHEGHPEVEGTMGQYDTRNGGAIYLVEDEQDVAKLDVKDPDNLTFVTQTTLSVDDTSRVIDALRAKFPNIRGPRKDDICYATQNRQDAVRQLALECDLVLVVGSPNSSNSNRLRELAERCGTDAYLIDGPDCVDSTWLNGKKIIGITAGASAPEVLVERVIQKLRDLGAKAPDEVAGIPENISFSLPKELR
- a CDS encoding FKBP-type peptidyl-prolyl cis-trans isomerase, which produces MSNNVIGEHSRVTLHFSLKLDDGAEIDSNFDGDPATFIVGDGNLLPGFEQALFGLKTGDEAEIEIPPEAAFGQRNPANIQTVRRDTFSPDMQLEEGLVVSFDNGSGELPGIIREIGEDEVEVDFNHPLAGQTVFFHVKILEVASVN